TTCCAGGCATCGAGGGGCAGCCCTGATTGCTCGAAGAGCCGGTAGGAAAAACGCCCCTGATACGCCAGATTGTGGATGGACATGACCGTACGCACACCCGCCCAGAAAGGATCGATACGCCGCCAGAAAGCCAGATAGGCCATGGCCAGGCCTGCGTGCCAGTCCTGGGCATGAACAATGCGCGCGCCCATGTCCAGGTGTCGGATGGCGGCAAGAGCTGCACGGCAGAAAAAAATGAACCGCTCGCAGTTGTCGAAATAATCGCCTTTGTGCGTGCAATAGTACTGACGGCGATCGAAATACTCGCCGCGCTCTATGAAATAGACGGGCAGGCCGTGATAATCGGCCAGGTAGATGTCGGCCGTGGTGTCGGCCCAGGGGTAGCCCACCGGGCAATTCTCCTGCACCAGGTGGACAGGGTAATGTCCCGTGGACAGCCTGCCGTAGAAGGGCGTGATCACGGCCACCCGTACCCCCATGCGGGACAGGGTCAGGGGCAGGATCCCCATGACGTCGGCCAATCCTCCGGACTTGGAGAAAGGATAAATTTCAGAAGTCAGGAAAACAATATCGTGGGGCGGTGTGATCATGCGCTCCTGCTTATTTTCTTGGCAAAATCAGCAATGATTCTGCGGTGATCAAAGGCCATGTCAGTCGGCAATGCGTCCAGAGGGAAAAACCGGGCATTTTTGGCGTCGTCTCCTGCGCACGGGATCTCATTGTCGTCGCACTGCGCCATGTACGCCACGCTCAGAGTATGAAAACGCGGGTCACGATCCGGATCGGAATAAACACCAAGCAGCCCGGTCAGACGCACGTCGAGGCCGGTCTCTTCCAGCGCCTCGCGAACGGCAGCCTGCTCGGCGCTTTCCCCGTAATCGATGAACCCGCCGGGTAGCGCCCATCCATGCGGCGGGTTGCGGCGCTCGATGAGCAATATCCCCTGACCGGCGCGGTGAAGCACAATATCCACCGTTGGAAAGGGATTTCTCGGCGCCACCGCGAAGCCGCACTGTGAACAGGCGATGGTAAATGTCCGGGTTTTGTGCATGGCATCCTCGTATCTTTCTTATGCCAATTCTCTTGAAATTTGCCTAGCACCATTTTTTCAGGACTTGAAGCAGGAAACTTGGCTTACACAGAATCGTGACAGAAGGCCTCAAAAGCCAAAAATTTTGCGCCCGGATTCGCCACCCTTCAAAACAAAGGCTTCCCCCTGCTCACAGAAGCCATCATCCCCGTAAAGCAAACATGTACCCGTCAACGTAAATCCATCTTCCCAGAGACAACCACAACAAAAATATGCCCCGCCAACGCCTCAAGGCCCGTTGTCGGCATGGCCTTGAGGCCTGCCGGCTGTCTGACTGCGCCAGGCATCGTTTGTTGAAGCGTTGCCGCACGCACTGCCTGAATTTTCCGCACTGACGCGCAACGGTTCAACTCTACGAGGCCGGCAAAGGAGTTCCGGCGGGTCTCAAGGCCATGTCGACAACGGGCCGCTTGTCGTGAAATAAATCCTTCTTCCTTATAACAGCCGCGACAAAAATACGCCCCGCCAGCGCCTAAAAGCCATGCCGACAGCGAGCCGCTTATCGTTTTTAAAAAAGGTCCTAAACAGCACGTGCGCGAAGCTGCGCCCCATTTTTCGGAATTCAAACAAAATAGGCCCCCGCACCGTGAAGTGCGGGGGCCTATTTTGGCAAAAAGAGGAAGTTATTTTCTAACTAGCAAATGGCGGGCCAAAACAAACCAGGCTTGAATTTTCATAAAAAAAGTCATAACATTCTAAAATAATTCATTCTTATTTTTTACCGCCAAGGCCTGAATCCAACCGTAAAATTCAAATTTTTAAACCCCATTTTCATAAGACCCCGGAACAACACGACCGGCGAAAAAAAATTTGTACTAGGAGACCACCTCGAACCCTGCGGCGGATATCTC
This DNA window, taken from Desulfomicrobium sp. ZS1, encodes the following:
- a CDS encoding NUDIX hydrolase; the protein is MHKTRTFTIACSQCGFAVAPRNPFPTVDIVLHRAGQGILLIERRNPPHGWALPGGFIDYGESAEQAAVREALEETGLDVRLTGLLGVYSDPDRDPRFHTLSVAYMAQCDDNEIPCAGDDAKNARFFPLDALPTDMAFDHRRIIADFAKKISRSA